One window of Papaver somniferum cultivar HN1 chromosome 9, ASM357369v1, whole genome shotgun sequence genomic DNA carries:
- the LOC113311723 gene encoding translation initiation factor eIF-2B subunit epsilon-like → MAKKNQVRAAKKDADDQESHSPLQAILLANTTFDENNFQPITKERPKVLLPLVNTPMIDHSLAWLKSAGVEQVFIVVCDNGAHSEQIIDYLAHSGWSSLHNPKFTVKTIAPRGSVSAGDALRFIYELDVIRGDFILPSGDGDFILLSGDTVTNMPSLEKVLQEHKQRKEGDNNAIMTMLVINKSKHKTTLPVNPTPGNNDDDQLVMAIHPNTKELLYYDEDAADSNAAMVIALRNKGLVLDSPDDVKVHNDIEDFYIDVCSPEVLSLFADNFDYQQLRRDFVKGLLEDDVMIYKIFIHEIQSDYDTFRSYDSISKDIMQQSTYPLVPDVQFSGKRPIKLEIQGISKGSKRDGETSGSDSEDEEDFDTEVEATFLRLVHEGVDQKNTIIEVTSLRFAFNMETSDCARALFWSMMKFAYETPYGTEAELYRNAVSVITTWGDLLRHYVTSTDEQIEIIATLEEMCSEFAKDFAAMFHKILHVLYEKDIVTEEAILLWASEKQEADASDRIFVNQLQSLIQWLKEAEEED, encoded by the exons ATGGCGAAGAAAAACCAAGTCAGAGCTGCAAAGAAAGATGCAGATGATCAAGAATCTCACTCCCCACTCCAAGCAATCCTCTTAGCGAATACTACTTTCGATGAAAATAACTTTCAGCCAATCACAAAGGAACGCCCAAAAGTACTTCTACCTTTAGTTAATACTCCAATGATTGATCACTCATTAGCCTGGCTTAAATCTGCTGGTGTTGAACAAGTATTCATAGTTGTCTGTGATAATGGTGCTCATTCTGAGCAAATCATTGATTACTTGGCTCATTCTGGATGGTCATCTCTGCACAATCCTAAATTCACTGTTAAGACTATTGCACCTCGAGGTTCTGTCAGTGCTGGTGATGCTCTCAGGTTTATTTATGAACTTGACGTGATACGGGGAGATTTCATTCTCCCAAGTGGTGATGGAGATTTCATTCTCCTAAGTGGTGATACTGTAACAAACATGCCGTCTCTTGAAAAAGTTCTACAAGAACACAAACAGAGAAAGGAAGGAGATAATAACGCTATAATGACTATGCTGGTGATTAACAAGTCAAAACACAAAACTACACTACCtg ttaatccaacacctGGTAACAACGATGATGATCAGTTGGTTATGGCTATTCATCCTAATACGAAAGAGCTTCTGTATTATGATGAGGATGCTGCGGATTCGAATGCAGCGATGGTTATTGCTCTTAGAAATAAAGGATTGGTCCTTGATAGTCCTGATGATGTTAAAGTGCACAATGATATAGAAGATTTTTATATCGATGTTTGCTCTCCAGAAGTGCTTAGCCTTTTCGCTGACAATTTTGATTATCAGCAACTGAGGCGTGATTTTGTTAAAGGATTGCTCGAAGATGATGTCATGATCTACAAGATATTTATTCATGAGATTCAATCAGATTATGATACTTTCAGAAGCTATGATAGCATTAGCAAGGACATAATGCAACAGTCGACATACCCATTGGTGCCAGACGTTCAGTTTTCTGGAAAACGCCCAATCAAGCTAGAAATTCAGGGAATTTCTAAAGGATCAAAACGAGATGGCGAAACTTCTGGCTCTGATAGCGAGGACGAGGAGGATTTTGACACAGAGGTGGAAGCAACTTTCTTAAGGTTAGTTCATGAAGGTGTGGACCAAAAGAATACAATCATAGAAGTGACTTCACTAAGGTTTGCGTTCAATATGGAAACATCGGATTGTGCTCGGGCACTATTTTGGTCAATGATGAAATTTGCATATGAAACCCCATATGGTACCGAAGCTGAACTGTATAGAAATGCTGTCAGCGTAATCACAACATGGGGGGATCTTTTGCGACATTACGTAACGTCCACAGATGAGCAGATTGAAATCATAGCGACTCTCGAAGAGATGTGCTCAGAATTTGCCAAAGATTTTGCTGCGATGTTTCATAAAATTTTGCATGTACTGTATGAGAAGGATATTGTTACCGAAGAGGCGATACTGTTGTGGGCATCAGAGAAACAAGAGGCTGATGCGTCTGATAGAATATTTGTTAACCAGTTACAAAGCCTAATTCAGTGGTTGAAAGaggcagaagaagaagattaa